One Cucurbita pepo subsp. pepo cultivar mu-cu-16 chromosome LG07, ASM280686v2, whole genome shotgun sequence genomic region harbors:
- the LOC111798565 gene encoding uncharacterized protein LOC111798565, producing MAQRTKNMNIWYLFMMLNFNLLLPFSSGESNDVCVSKGGRFAPFAMEGKPPKKVSKAQDLTLCRVFRKKTCCGVAQTYPALLSVRRLASTGEGNQECLQLWELLECSICDPLVGIQPGPPLICPSFCDRVFNACSDAYFSVDAKTQVLAPCGVNDFVCGRASEWVSNGTQLCSAAGFSVKIPNDEASCYGSKARLDSVANSWKSSPSVVVSQRTGHLGVLEDFQQWVKEMSFREQVSWLISSMVLSAGLLLASKRKSHIQRQKYDAIRRATKKMEVNMSQNSLGTQGIRKRSRR from the exons ATGGCGCAAAGGACGAAGAATATGAACATTTGGTACTTATTCATGATGCTAAATTTCAATCTGCTGCTTCCTTTTTCATCTG GAGAATCAAATGATGTCTGCGTTTCAAAAGGTGGTCGGTTCGCACCCTTCGCAATGGAAGGAAAACCTCCAAAAAAGGTTAGCAAAGCACAAGATTTGACGCTTTGTCGAGTCTTCAGAAAGAAGACTTGCTGTGGTGTAGCTCAAACATACCCAGCTTTGCTTTCTGTTAGGAGGCTGGCTTCAACAGGAGAAGGCAACCAAGAATGCTTGCAATTGTGGGAACTTCTGGAGTGCTCGATTTGTGATCCACTAGTTGGCATTCAACCCGGACCTCCTCTGATATGTCCCTCTTTCTGCGACAGAGTCTTCAACGCTTGCTCTGATGCTTACTTTTCTGTTGATGCTAAAACACAG GTTCTAGCACCGTGCGGAGTGAATGACTTTGTGTGTGGCAGGGCTTCTGAATGGGTTTCGAATGGGACGCAGCTTTGCAGTGCTGCAGGTTTTTCAGTTAAGATTCCGAACGACGAAGCCTCTTGCTATGGTAGTAAAGCCAGACTAGACTCCGTTGCTAATTCGTGGAAGTCTTCACCGTCTGTAGTGGTTTCTCAAAGAACAGGGCACTTGGGTGTTTTGGAGGACTTCCAGCAATGGGTGAAAGAAATGAGTTTCCGTGAACAGGTTTCTTGGCTGATCAGTTCCATGGTGCTTTCAGCTGGGCTTCTCCTTGCAAG caaaaggaaaagtcaTATCCAGCGCCAGAAATACGATGCTATTCGACGAGCAACgaagaaaatggaagtaaATATGAGTCAGAATTCTCTTGGCACTCAAGGAATCAGGAAAAGAAGTAGAAGATGA